In Neorhizobium sp. NCHU2750, a single genomic region encodes these proteins:
- a CDS encoding aromatic amino acid ammonia-lyase has protein sequence MPQTQIHIQLTGQPLGFAELLVIGDGRATVSADPDGMARVGAARAVLEQAIADGMPVYGATTGVGAMKDIAWSNDELDQFNLGLVRAHHFGTGEPFPTSVVRNAIALRVNTALSGYVGCTPELVESYLDLLRTDVIPIVRRTGSIGCADIGLMGQIGAVLTGVGEAVYQGRRMPAAEAFEAAGIAPQRMAPRDSLASLSVNAVSFAAAARTVRAAAGALRVLLATGLAASGAMGASRDPWLAVTHVGTPREAMIGSWLLTASQGWAWPSGTQVQDPLSLRMIAQVFGSVFESVLSAGHKILAATGRSDDNPVIVDGRVLTSGGSLPLDVTVLMESAVLCMAHAARNSFNRCVLLGNGQRRDLPVNLVPPGVIATGFGPVIKLAGDIFSRVLSMTNPVSAQSLVVAGGMEDEAAFLPLVIERFERQVRALRRLAGLEALLAAQAMDIHGDQPGGAVGLIYEVVRKHAAFYTVDRALSAEVEAIEEELASDAFLEQLIGISPIHAIDGFFALGGVGMQGVEA, from the coding sequence ATGCCGCAGACGCAGATCCATATCCAACTCACCGGCCAGCCGCTCGGGTTTGCGGAACTGCTGGTGATCGGCGATGGTCGCGCCACTGTTTCCGCCGATCCTGACGGCATGGCACGGGTGGGGGCGGCGCGCGCCGTGCTGGAGCAGGCGATCGCCGACGGCATGCCGGTCTATGGCGCGACGACCGGCGTCGGGGCGATGAAGGATATCGCCTGGTCGAATGACGAACTCGACCAGTTCAACCTCGGCCTCGTGCGCGCCCATCATTTCGGCACCGGCGAGCCGTTTCCCACGTCCGTCGTGCGCAATGCCATCGCGCTGAGAGTAAACACCGCGCTTTCCGGCTATGTCGGCTGCACGCCGGAACTGGTCGAGAGCTATCTCGATCTCTTGCGAACCGACGTGATCCCGATCGTGCGGCGCACCGGTTCAATCGGTTGCGCGGATATCGGACTGATGGGGCAGATCGGCGCGGTGCTGACCGGTGTCGGCGAGGCCGTCTATCAGGGGCGACGCATGCCCGCGGCGGAGGCTTTCGAGGCGGCCGGCATTGCGCCGCAGCGGATGGCGCCACGCGACAGCCTTGCCTCGCTCAGCGTCAACGCCGTCAGCTTTGCCGCTGCCGCCCGGACGGTGCGTGCGGCAGCAGGCGCATTGCGGGTTCTGCTGGCGACCGGGCTTGCCGCCTCGGGCGCCATGGGTGCTTCCCGCGATCCATGGCTTGCCGTGACCCATGTGGGCACGCCGCGCGAGGCGATGATCGGCTCCTGGCTGCTGACCGCCTCGCAGGGCTGGGCATGGCCAAGCGGCACGCAGGTGCAGGATCCACTCAGCCTCCGGATGATCGCCCAGGTGTTCGGTTCCGTCTTCGAAAGTGTGCTGTCGGCCGGCCACAAGATCCTTGCCGCGACCGGACGCTCGGACGACAATCCGGTCATCGTCGACGGGCGGGTTCTGACCTCCGGCGGATCACTGCCGCTCGATGTCACCGTGCTGATGGAATCGGCGGTGCTCTGCATGGCCCATGCAGCGCGCAATTCCTTCAACCGCTGTGTCCTGCTCGGCAACGGGCAGCGGCGCGACCTGCCCGTCAATCTGGTGCCGCCCGGCGTCATCGCCACCGGCTTCGGCCCGGTGATCAAGCTTGCCGGCGACATTTTCTCCCGCGTGTTGTCGATGACCAATCCTGTCTCGGCGCAGTCGCTGGTCGTTGCCGGCGGCATGGAGGACGAGGCCGCCTTTCTGCCTCTGGTCATCGAGCGTTTCGAACGGCAGGTCAGGGCGTTGCGCCGTCTTGCCGGTCTGGAAGCCCTGCTGGCGGCTCAGGCAATGGACATTCACGGCGATCAGCCGGGCGGGGCTGTCGGGCTGATCTACGAGGTGGTGCGCAAGCATGCCGCCTTCTATACCGTCGATCGGGCGTTGTCGGCGGAGGTGGAGGCGATCGAGGAGGAACTCGCCTCCGATGCCTTCCTTGAACAGCTGATCGGCATTTCGCCGATCCATGCAATCGACGGGTTTTTCGCGCTCGGCGGCGTCGGCATGCAGGGGGTCGAGGCTTAG
- the ubiB gene encoding 2-polyprenylphenol 6-hydroxylase, giving the protein MSTIGAYFRLARVGWVLVREGVVSDMPTDGLPAFVGLMKSLMQPFASKRALKQKRSERLARAVDRLGPSYVKIGQFLATRPDVVGVDWAVDLALLQDRMSFFPTTAARSAIEASLGRKVDELYADFGEPIAAASIAQVHPCLVDGRKVAVKVVRPGVRQRFAHDIEGQYLLSHLQERFIPSSRRLKPVEVTRTLEQTTKMEMDLRLEAAALSEIAENTKDDPGFRVPTVDWERTGRDVITMEWIDGVKMNDIAGLRAAGHDLDKLAETLIQSFLRHTLRDGFFHADMHPGNLFVEHGGTIVAVDMGITGRLGKKERRFLAEILFGFITRDYMRVAEVHFEAGYVPGHHDVAAFAQAIRAIGEPIHGQPAETISMARLLALLFEVTDLFEMQARPELVLLQKTMVVVEGVSRMLDPRFNMWKASEPVVGQWIRDNLGPKRIVSDLKDGAKAAIKLAEALPEIAVKTETLHRELVSMSENGLRFDAETAEAIGKAEARHSRYGRLALWIIALSLLYIAITH; this is encoded by the coding sequence ATGAGCACGATTGGCGCCTATTTCCGGCTCGCCCGCGTCGGCTGGGTCCTTGTCCGCGAAGGCGTGGTATCGGACATGCCGACCGATGGCCTTCCCGCGTTCGTCGGATTGATGAAATCGCTGATGCAGCCGTTTGCCAGCAAGCGGGCACTGAAGCAGAAGCGCAGCGAGCGGCTGGCACGCGCCGTCGACCGGCTGGGACCTTCCTATGTGAAGATCGGCCAGTTTCTTGCGACGCGTCCGGATGTGGTCGGCGTCGACTGGGCGGTCGATCTGGCGCTGCTCCAGGACCGCATGTCGTTTTTCCCGACCACTGCAGCCCGCAGTGCCATCGAGGCCTCGCTTGGTCGCAAGGTCGACGAACTCTACGCGGATTTCGGCGAACCGATCGCCGCCGCCTCGATCGCGCAGGTACATCCCTGCCTGGTCGATGGCCGCAAGGTGGCGGTCAAGGTGGTGCGCCCCGGTGTGAGACAGCGGTTTGCCCACGATATCGAGGGGCAATACCTTCTTTCGCATCTGCAGGAGCGTTTCATCCCCTCCAGCCGGCGGCTGAAGCCGGTCGAGGTTACCCGTACGCTCGAGCAGACGACCAAGATGGAGATGGATCTGCGGCTTGAGGCCGCCGCCCTTTCCGAAATCGCCGAGAACACCAAGGACGATCCCGGCTTTCGCGTGCCGACCGTCGACTGGGAGCGGACCGGCCGCGACGTCATCACCATGGAATGGATCGACGGCGTCAAGATGAACGATATCGCCGGTCTGCGTGCCGCCGGCCACGATCTCGACAAGCTTGCCGAAACACTGATCCAGTCATTTCTCCGGCACACGTTGCGCGATGGCTTCTTCCATGCGGACATGCATCCGGGCAACCTGTTCGTCGAGCATGGCGGCACGATCGTCGCCGTCGACATGGGCATTACCGGGCGGCTGGGCAAGAAGGAACGGCGTTTCCTCGCCGAAATCCTGTTCGGCTTCATCACCCGCGATTACATGCGGGTTGCCGAAGTGCATTTCGAAGCCGGCTACGTACCGGGCCATCACGACGTTGCGGCCTTCGCCCAGGCGATCCGGGCGATCGGCGAACCGATCCATGGCCAGCCGGCCGAGACGATCTCTATGGCGCGGCTTCTGGCATTGCTCTTCGAGGTGACCGACCTTTTCGAAATGCAGGCACGACCGGAACTGGTCCTGCTGCAGAAGACGATGGTCGTGGTCGAAGGCGTCTCGCGCATGCTGGATCCGCGCTTCAACATGTGGAAGGCATCGGAGCCGGTCGTCGGCCAGTGGATCCGCGACAATCTCGGTCCGAAGCGGATCGTTTCCGATCTCAAGGATGGCGCCAAGGCTGCAATCAAGCTCGCCGAGGCGCTGCCGGAAATCGCCGTGAAGACCGAGACGCTGCATCGCGAACTGGTCAGCATGAGCGAGAACGGCCTGCGTTTCGACGCGGAGACGGCAGAGGCGATCGGCAAGGCGGAGGCCCGCCACAGCCGTTATGGCCGACTGGCGCTCTGGATCATCGCGCTATCGCTGCTCTATATCGCCATCACCCACTGA
- the ubiE gene encoding bifunctional demethylmenaquinone methyltransferase/2-methoxy-6-polyprenyl-1,4-benzoquinol methylase UbiE — MTEARTGAEGGMETSYGFRQVADGEKQGLVNDVFHKVAKRYDIMNDVMSAGMHRVWKDAMIAALSPRKEEGYRTLDVAGGTGDIAFRIVEASGRKAHTTVLDINGSMLAVGAERAAKKKLSDNLDFVEANAESLPFENNSFDAYTIAFGIRNVPRIDVALSEAYRVLKRGGRLLVLEFSEVDMPLLDKIYEEWSFKAIPQFGRMITGDAEPYQYLVESIRKFPNQESFATMIRAAGFSRVNYTNYTGGIAALHSGWKL, encoded by the coding sequence ATGACCGAAGCCCGAACCGGCGCCGAAGGCGGAATGGAAACCTCCTACGGCTTCCGACAGGTGGCCGACGGAGAAAAGCAGGGACTGGTCAACGACGTCTTTCACAAGGTGGCCAAGCGCTACGACATCATGAACGACGTGATGTCGGCCGGCATGCACCGGGTGTGGAAGGATGCGATGATCGCAGCGCTCTCGCCACGCAAGGAAGAGGGTTACCGGACGCTCGACGTTGCCGGCGGCACCGGCGACATCGCGTTTCGCATCGTCGAGGCTTCGGGGCGCAAGGCGCATACGACCGTGCTCGACATCAACGGCTCGATGCTTGCCGTCGGCGCCGAGCGCGCCGCCAAGAAGAAGCTTTCCGACAATCTCGATTTCGTCGAGGCGAATGCGGAATCGCTTCCCTTCGAGAACAATTCCTTCGACGCCTATACGATCGCCTTCGGCATCCGCAACGTGCCGCGCATCGATGTCGCGCTGTCGGAAGCCTATCGGGTGCTGAAGCGCGGCGGACGCCTGCTGGTGCTCGAATTTTCCGAAGTCGACATGCCGCTGCTCGACAAGATCTATGAAGAATGGTCGTTCAAGGCGATCCCGCAATTCGGCAGGATGATCACCGGCGATGCGGAACCCTACCAGTATCTGGTGGAATCGATCCGCAAGTTTCCCAACCAGGAAAGTTTCGCGACGATGATCCGCGCTGCCGGTTTCTCGCGCGTGAACTACACGAACTATACCGGTGGCATTGCCGCCCTGCATTCCGGCTGGAAACTCTGA